A window from Odocoileus virginianus isolate 20LAN1187 ecotype Illinois chromosome 24, Ovbor_1.2, whole genome shotgun sequence encodes these proteins:
- the SP7 gene encoding transcription factor Sp7, protein MASSLLEEEAHYGSSPLAMLTAACSKFGSSSPLRDSTTLGKAGTKKPYSVTSDLSASKTMGDAYPAPFSSTNGLLSPPGSPPAPTSGYANDYPPFSHSFPGPTGTQDPGLLVPKGHSSSDCLPSVYTSLDMAHPYGSWYKAGIHAGISPGPGNAPTPWWDMHPGGNWLGGGQGQGDGLQGTLPAGPAQPPLNAQLPTYPSDFAPLNPAPYPAPHLLQPGPQHVLPQDVYKPKAVGNSGQLEGSGGAKPPRGAGTGGSAGYGGSGAGRSSCDCPNCQELERLGAAAAGLRKKPIHSCHIPGCGKVYGKASHLKAHLRWHTGERPFVCNWLFCGKRFTRSDELERHVRTHTREKKFTCLLCSKRFTRSDHLSKHQRTHGEPGPGPPASGPKELGEGRSAGEEEASQTPRPSASPAPPEKAPEGSPEQSNLLEI, encoded by the exons ATGGCGTCCTCCCTGCTTGAG GAGGAAGCTCACTATGGCTCCAGCCCCCTGGCCATGCTGACAGCGGCGTGCAGTAAATTTGGCAGCTCCAGCCCTCTGCGGGACTCCACGACACTGGGCAAAGCAGGCACAAAGAAACCATACTCTGTGACCAGTGACCTTTCAGCCTCCAAAACCATGGGGGATGCTTACCCAGCCCCCTTCTCAAGCACCAATGGGCTCCTCTCCCCCCCAGGCAGCCCTCCAGCGCCCACCTCGGGCTATGCCAATGACTACCCTCCCTTTTCCCATTCGTTCCCAGGGCCCACAGGCACCCAGGACCCTGGGCTCCTAGTGCCCAAGGGGCACAGCTCTTCTGACTGCCTGCCCAGCGTCTACACCTCTCTGGACATGGCACACCCCTATGGCTCCTGGTACAAGGCAGGCATCCATGCAGGCATCTCACCGGGCCCAGGCAATGCTCCTACCCCTTGGTGGGACATGCATCCTGGGGGCAACTGGCTCGGTGGCGGGCAGGGCCAGGGTGATGGGCTGCAAGGGACACTGCCTGCAGGCCCTGCTCAGCCTCCACTGAACGCCCAGCTGCCCACCTACCCGTCCGACTTTGCCCCCCTTAATCCAGCCCCCTATCCAGCTCCCCACCTCCTGCAGCCAGGGCCCCAGCATGTCTTGCCCCAGGATGTCTATAAACCTAAGGCGGTGGGCAACAGTGGGCAGCTGGAGGGGAGCGGCGGAGCCAAACCCCCCCGGGGTGCAGGCACAGGGGGCAGTGCTGGCTACGGGGGCAGTGGGGCAGGGCGCTCCTCCTGCGACTGCCCCAACTGCCAGGAGCTGGAGCGCCTAGGCGCCGCCGCGGCCGGGCTGCGGAAGAAGCCGATCCACAGTTGCCACATCCCGGGCTGTGGCAAGGTGTACGGTAAGGCCTCTCATCTGAAGGCCCACTTGCGCTGGCACACGGGCGAGAGGCCTTTCGTCTGCAACTGGCTCTTCTGTGGCAAGAGGTTCACCCGTTCGGACGAGCTGGAGCGCCACGTGCGCACTCACACCCGGGAGAAGAAGTTCACCTGCCTACTCTGCTCCAAGCGCTTTACCCGAAGCGACCACCTGAGCAAACATCAACGCACCCATGGCGAGCCAGGTCCGGGACCCCCAGCCAGCGGCCccaaggagctgggggagggccgCAGCGCCGGTGAAGAGGAGGCCAGTCAGACGCCCAGACCTTCTGCCTCACCTGCACCCCCAGAAAAAGCCCCTGAAGGCAGCCCGGAGCAGAGCAACCTGCTGGAGATCTGA